A region of Streptomyces sp. NBC_01788 DNA encodes the following proteins:
- a CDS encoding recombinase family protein — protein MTTGRPRTGASPRTIAADWNKQSITTMRGKGWSKDTVKQVLRNPRICGYRSKKVREFNPETGTESVRVEPVLDDDGETVRGQWDPVISVADWETITEIIGKSPEPGDAYNARKYLGTGTLRYDKNGCGGRLRAMKAPASRNKPEGFFYYTCPDKRSGYGCGGIRVSGPDTDRALKMLVIAKYEEEAQEREATSVPEEWVGGEELARIREDVADWTEHRKQRLVSKERFFAFLAKAEATERRLLNERNEWRRRVLRATGQPVDLRRVWDDLDFVEQRAYVEKTLLTVLVGPAVRPDGPVWNRLTPIYRGED, from the coding sequence CTGACCACCGGCCGGCCCCGCACCGGAGCGTCCCCCAGGACGATCGCAGCCGATTGGAACAAGCAAAGCATCACCACGATGCGGGGCAAGGGGTGGAGCAAGGACACCGTGAAACAGGTACTTCGCAACCCCCGCATCTGCGGTTACCGCTCGAAGAAGGTTCGGGAGTTCAACCCGGAGACCGGGACCGAGAGCGTCCGGGTTGAGCCCGTCCTCGATGACGACGGGGAAACGGTCAGGGGCCAGTGGGACCCGGTCATCTCGGTGGCCGACTGGGAGACCATCACCGAAATCATCGGCAAGTCCCCTGAGCCCGGCGACGCGTACAACGCCCGGAAGTACCTGGGGACAGGCACTCTGCGGTACGACAAGAACGGGTGCGGAGGCCGCTTGCGCGCGATGAAGGCGCCGGCGAGCCGGAACAAGCCTGAAGGGTTCTTCTACTACACCTGCCCCGACAAGCGGAGCGGCTACGGATGCGGCGGGATCCGTGTCTCCGGGCCGGATACCGACCGTGCGCTCAAGATGCTTGTGATCGCCAAGTACGAGGAGGAGGCCCAGGAGCGGGAAGCGACGTCGGTTCCCGAAGAGTGGGTCGGCGGAGAAGAGCTGGCCCGAATCCGGGAAGACGTTGCCGACTGGACAGAGCATCGCAAGCAGAGGCTCGTCAGCAAAGAGCGCTTCTTCGCGTTCCTGGCGAAGGCGGAGGCGACGGAACGTCGACTGCTCAACGAGCGCAACGAGTGGCGCCGCCGCGTACTGCGCGCCACAGGACAACCGGTCGACCTACGCCGTGTGTGGGACGATCTGGACTTCGTGGAGCAGCGCGCGTACGTGGAAAAGACGCTCTTGACGGTCCTGGTCGGTCCAGCGGTCAGGCCCGACGGCCCGGTCTGGAACCGGCTCACGCCCATCTACCGGGGCGAGGACTAA
- a CDS encoding NUDIX hydrolase encodes MTTADYATYIAGLPRVLAAAACVFRDAEGHVLLVEPNYRDGWTLPGGTVESDDGETPRQGARRETLEEIGLDREPGRLLTVDWVPGTGRPPLVAYVYDGGLLTDDDLKAIRLQEEELLSWRLVARDDLAAHLPGALGRRVLIALDVLADGTGTAELENGHRPA; translated from the coding sequence ATGACCACTGCGGACTACGCCACGTACATCGCCGGGCTCCCCCGGGTCCTCGCCGCCGCCGCCTGCGTCTTCCGTGACGCGGAGGGTCACGTGCTCCTCGTCGAGCCCAACTACCGGGACGGCTGGACGCTGCCCGGCGGCACCGTCGAGTCCGACGACGGGGAGACCCCGCGCCAGGGCGCTCGCCGCGAGACGCTGGAGGAGATCGGTCTCGACCGCGAGCCGGGGCGGCTGCTCACCGTGGACTGGGTCCCCGGGACCGGACGGCCGCCGCTGGTGGCGTACGTCTACGACGGCGGGCTCCTCACCGACGACGACCTCAAGGCGATCCGCCTCCAGGAGGAGGAACTCCTGTCCTGGCGCCTGGTCGCCCGCGACGACCTCGCCGCCCACCTGCCGGGCGCCCTGGGCCGCCGCGTCCTGATCGCCCTCGACGTCCTCGCCGACGGCACGGGCACGGCGGAACTGGAGAACGGCCACCGCCCCGCCTGA
- a CDS encoding DUF3558 family protein produces MTMTRVHRGSALLSTTLLAVLGLAGCGGSGEKAPAAGTAPSATVSQGGSAPSAPPKKAQADPCALISLQEAQELGGTTVEGQKSEDTAGGCRYTHEGVPIASTIQGDEARQFMDDMLRAADRKPLAGIGDEATAYDDKDHGTFGLLFRKSGTWVAMTVVADRADNDRRLEELARKVAARM; encoded by the coding sequence ATGACCATGACCCGTGTGCACCGAGGCTCGGCACTGCTGTCCACGACTCTGCTCGCCGTCCTCGGCCTGGCAGGCTGCGGCGGCTCCGGCGAGAAGGCGCCCGCGGCCGGCACCGCGCCTTCCGCGACTGTTTCACAGGGGGGATCCGCCCCCTCCGCTCCGCCGAAGAAGGCCCAGGCGGACCCCTGCGCGCTCATCTCCCTTCAGGAGGCGCAGGAGCTGGGAGGCACAACCGTCGAGGGACAGAAGAGCGAGGACACCGCGGGCGGCTGCAGATACACCCACGAGGGGGTACCGATCGCGTCCACCATCCAGGGGGACGAGGCCCGGCAGTTCATGGACGACATGCTCCGGGCAGCCGATCGCAAGCCGCTCGCCGGCATCGGCGACGAGGCGACCGCCTACGACGACAAGGACCACGGGACGTTCGGGCTCCTGTTCCGCAAGTCGGGCACCTGGGTCGCGATGACCGTGGTGGCGGACCGGGCGGACAACGACCGGCGTCTGGAGGAGCTGGCCCGAAAGGTCGCCGCCCGGATGTGA
- a CDS encoding ADP-ribosylglycohydrolase family protein yields the protein MSAVDTAVDAGPGLADRILGGWLGRIAGNMLGKPVEQGEVWTRDRIDHYLRAAGARPLTDYLPEPAVDHDGPPLRPEWRSCVRGRIHGSCRDDDVDYAILGLDLLETHGFGFTTEQVGELWLLRLPYLQTFTAERAAYRNLANGLKPPLTATYGNPYQEWIGALIRADIHGWTSPGDPRRAASLARRDAVLSHTGNGVYGAMWAAALIAAAFTTPTVRAAVDTALTVIPAGSRLARTVRRTVALHEAGLPWEETLDVLADETAGLGWIHTVPNAAVITAGLLYGGGDFTRTLALTVRAGLDTDSNGATAGSVAGVMTGAATVPAQWKDPLEDTVRSAVFGFDGVRISELAERTLRLALLDA from the coding sequence ATGAGCGCTGTGGACACCGCCGTGGACGCCGGACCGGGGCTCGCCGACCGCATCCTCGGCGGCTGGCTCGGCCGGATCGCCGGCAACATGCTCGGCAAGCCGGTGGAGCAGGGCGAGGTGTGGACGCGCGACCGCATCGACCACTATCTGCGCGCGGCCGGCGCGCGGCCGCTCACCGACTACCTCCCCGAACCGGCCGTCGACCACGACGGCCCGCCGCTGCGTCCCGAGTGGCGGAGCTGCGTACGCGGCCGGATCCACGGCAGCTGCCGCGACGACGACGTCGACTACGCGATCCTGGGCCTGGACCTCCTGGAGACGCACGGCTTCGGCTTCACCACCGAGCAGGTCGGCGAGCTGTGGCTGCTGCGCCTGCCGTACCTCCAGACGTTCACCGCGGAGCGGGCCGCATACCGCAATCTCGCCAACGGGCTCAAGCCGCCCCTGACGGCCACGTACGGCAACCCGTACCAGGAGTGGATCGGCGCCCTGATCCGCGCCGACATCCACGGCTGGACCAGCCCCGGCGACCCGCGCCGCGCCGCCTCGCTGGCCCGCCGCGACGCGGTGCTGTCGCACACCGGCAACGGCGTCTACGGCGCCATGTGGGCGGCGGCACTGATCGCGGCGGCCTTCACCACGCCGACCGTCCGCGCCGCCGTCGACACCGCGCTGACGGTGATCCCGGCCGGCAGCCGTCTGGCCCGCACGGTGCGCCGGACGGTCGCCCTGCACGAGGCCGGCCTGCCCTGGGAGGAGACGCTCGACGTGCTCGCGGACGAGACCGCGGGCCTCGGCTGGATCCACACGGTCCCGAACGCCGCCGTCATCACGGCCGGTCTGCTCTACGGCGGCGGCGACTTCACCCGCACCCTCGCGCTGACCGTCCGCGCCGGCCTGGACACCGACTCCAACGGCGCGACGGCCGGCTCGGTGGCGGGCGTCATGACGGGCGCGGCGACCGTACCGGCCCAGTGGAAGGACCCCCTCGAGGACACGGTCCGCAGCGCGGTCTTCGGCTTCGACGGCGTCCGCATCAGCGAACTCGCCGAACGCACCCTGCGTCTGGCCCTCCTCGACGCCTGA
- a CDS encoding glycerate kinase: protein MRGTRRVLVAADKFKGSLTAVQVAERVTAGLRRVAPDVEVEALPVADGGDGTVDAAVAAGFERREVRVEGPLGDEVTAAFALRGDTAVVEMAEASGLQRLPAGVFAPLTASTYGSGELLRAALDAGARTIVFGVGGSATTDGGAGMLSALGARFLDADGEPIPPGGGGLAELARADLSGLDPRLAAVELVLASDVDNPLTGPKGAPAVYGPQKGASAEDVATLDAALAHFAKVLEGVGGAGAGAGSLAAEYAASPGAGAAGGIGFGAMLLGARFQAGIEVMLDVLGFAPALERASLVITGEGSLDEQTLHGKAPAGVAAAARAAGKDVVAVCGRLALGPEVLERAGIRRAYALTEVEPDVATCIAEAGPILERVAERIGTDCLG, encoded by the coding sequence GTGCGAGGCACCCGGCGGGTGCTGGTCGCCGCGGACAAGTTCAAGGGATCGCTGACGGCCGTGCAGGTCGCCGAGCGTGTGACGGCCGGGTTGCGCCGGGTCGCGCCGGACGTGGAGGTGGAGGCGCTGCCCGTCGCCGACGGCGGCGACGGGACCGTGGACGCGGCGGTCGCGGCCGGGTTCGAGCGCCGGGAGGTACGGGTCGAGGGTCCCCTCGGGGACGAGGTGACCGCCGCGTTCGCGCTGCGCGGTGACACGGCGGTCGTGGAGATGGCCGAGGCCAGTGGGTTGCAGCGGCTGCCCGCCGGTGTGTTCGCGCCGCTCACGGCCTCCACGTACGGCTCCGGGGAGCTGCTGCGGGCCGCGCTGGACGCGGGGGCGCGCACGATCGTGTTCGGCGTGGGCGGGAGCGCGACGACCGACGGGGGCGCGGGGATGCTGTCCGCGCTCGGGGCGCGGTTCCTGGACGCGGACGGGGAGCCGATCCCTCCGGGGGGTGGGGGGCTGGCGGAACTCGCCCGGGCCGACCTGTCCGGGCTCGACCCGCGGCTCGCCGCGGTGGAGCTGGTGCTCGCCAGTGACGTCGACAATCCGCTGACCGGGCCGAAGGGTGCGCCGGCGGTCTACGGGCCGCAGAAGGGTGCGTCGGCGGAGGACGTGGCGACGCTGGACGCGGCGCTCGCGCACTTCGCGAAGGTGCTGGAGGGTGTGGGCGGGGCCGGGGCCGGGGCTGGGAGCCTGGCCGCCGAGTACGCGGCGTCGCCGGGGGCGGGTGCGGCGGGTGGTATCGGGTTCGGGGCGATGCTGCTCGGGGCGCGGTTCCAGGCCGGGATCGAGGTCATGCTCGATGTGCTGGGCTTCGCCCCGGCGCTGGAGCGGGCCTCTTTGGTGATCACCGGTGAGGGATCCCTGGACGAGCAGACGCTGCACGGGAAGGCTCCGGCCGGGGTCGCGGCGGCGGCGCGGGCGGCGGGGAAGGATGTCGTCGCGGTCTGCGGGCGGCTGGCGCTGGGGCCGGAGGTTCTGGAACGTGCCGGGATTCGGCGCGCGTACGCGTTGACGGAGGTCGAGCCGGACGTTGCCACGTGCATCGCGGAGGCGGGGCCGATCCTGGAGCGGGTCGCCGAACGAATCGGCACCGACTGTCTGGGCTGA
- the pssA gene encoding CDP-diacylglycerol--serine O-phosphatidyltransferase, which produces MPEADEVDEEEEMPLSLRLSIADTLTLGNATCGFMAVYFTTTGILIPHLTGNDESAGMARHSAATAVILMLCAAVFDLFDGLVARKLRSSPMGAELDNLSDLISFGLAPAYFVLVYGMVADDAHQRVAALGAIVVLLAVVLRLARFSCVTLKDGMFQGMPSPFGALTVVSIVLLELPFVATLLAIVGTAWLMVSRVEYPKPRGRLAVAMLSWIVLSMGLLAAWAFDAPSGQLLLQTGCALQLVMGAVIPLFATARRVNNFRDNRREARAAQP; this is translated from the coding sequence GTGCCGGAGGCGGACGAGGTGGACGAAGAGGAGGAGATGCCCCTCTCGTTGCGGCTGTCGATAGCGGACACCCTCACCCTGGGCAACGCGACCTGCGGCTTCATGGCGGTGTACTTCACCACCACCGGCATCCTGATCCCGCACCTGACCGGCAACGACGAGTCGGCGGGCATGGCCCGGCACAGCGCCGCCACGGCGGTCATCCTGATGCTGTGCGCGGCGGTCTTCGACCTGTTCGACGGCCTGGTCGCGAGGAAGCTGCGCTCCTCCCCCATGGGCGCCGAGCTGGACAACCTCTCCGACCTGATCAGCTTCGGCCTGGCGCCGGCGTACTTCGTCCTCGTCTACGGCATGGTCGCGGACGACGCCCATCAGAGGGTGGCGGCCCTCGGCGCGATCGTGGTGCTGCTGGCGGTAGTCCTGCGGCTCGCCAGGTTCTCCTGCGTGACGCTGAAGGACGGCATGTTCCAGGGCATGCCGTCACCCTTCGGCGCGCTGACGGTGGTCTCCATCGTCCTGCTGGAGCTGCCCTTCGTGGCCACGCTGCTGGCGATCGTCGGCACGGCATGGCTGATGGTGAGCCGCGTGGAGTACCCGAAGCCGAGGGGCCGCCTCGCGGTGGCCATGCTGTCCTGGATCGTCCTCTCGATGGGTCTCCTGGCAGCCTGGGCCTTCGACGCCCCCAGCGGCCAGCTCCTCCTCCAGACCGGCTGCGCCCTGCAACTGGTCATGGGCGCGGTGATCCCCCTCTTCGCCACGGCCCGCCGAGTGAACAACTTCCGCGACAACCGCCGCGAGGCACGAGCGGCCCAGCCGTAA
- a CDS encoding phosphatidylserine decarboxylase: protein MPHSQTPAHRDSLAGVRLARGASPWLLPTVATAAVSLLRARRSGAAKAVAVPATALAAGMLWFFRDPEREIAQGRVISPADGVVQSIMPWKDGRTRVAIFMSPLNVHVNRAPLSGTVTSVEHVPGGFVPAFNKESENNERVVWHFDTELGDIEMVQIAGAVARRIVPYIPSGTKVEQGERVGLIRFGSRVDLYLPEGVDVAVEVGQKTVAGVTRIDRD from the coding sequence ATGCCCCACAGCCAAACCCCTGCACATCGTGACAGCCTGGCCGGCGTACGCCTTGCGCGCGGAGCATCGCCGTGGCTTCTCCCGACCGTCGCCACCGCGGCCGTCAGCCTGCTGCGCGCCCGCCGCTCGGGTGCTGCCAAGGCCGTAGCCGTTCCCGCCACCGCGCTGGCGGCGGGAATGCTGTGGTTCTTCCGGGACCCCGAGCGCGAGATCGCCCAGGGTCGCGTCATCTCGCCGGCCGACGGTGTGGTGCAGAGCATCATGCCGTGGAAGGACGGCCGTACGCGCGTCGCGATCTTCATGAGCCCGCTGAACGTCCACGTCAACCGCGCCCCGCTCTCCGGCACGGTCACGTCGGTCGAGCACGTCCCCGGCGGTTTCGTTCCGGCTTTCAACAAGGAGAGCGAGAACAACGAGCGGGTCGTCTGGCACTTCGACACCGAGCTCGGCGACATCGAGATGGTGCAGATCGCCGGCGCGGTGGCCCGCCGCATCGTCCCCTACATCCCGTCCGGCACCAAGGTCGAGCAGGGCGAGCGGGTCGGTCTGATCCGTTTCGGCTCGCGCGTCGACCTGTACCTGCCCGAGGGTGTGGACGTCGCGGTCGAGGTCGGCCAGAAGACCGTGGCTGGGGTGACTCGCATTGACCGTGATTGA
- a CDS encoding acyl-CoA dehydrogenase family protein: protein MARLAQTAGLTDVQQEIVSTVRDFVDKEIIPVATGLEHRDEYPQAIVDGLRELGLFGLMIPEEYGGLGESLLTYALCVEEIARGWMSVSGIINTHFIVAYMLKQHGTQEQKDHFLPRMAAGDIRGAFSMSEPGLGSDVSAITSKAVKDDGGTSRSSAVESGGEYVLTGQKMWLTNGGTSSLVAVLVRSDEGHPEGTAPHKSMTTFLVEKEPGFGEVRPGLTIPGKIDKMGYKGVDTTELIMDGLRVPADRVLGGATGRGFYQMMDGVEVGRVNVAARGCGVAQRAFELGVAYAQQRHTFGKPIAQHQAIQFKLAEMATKVEAAHAMMVNAARKKDSGERNDLEAGMAKYLASEYCKEVVEDAFRIHGGYGFSKEYEIERLYREAPMLLIGEGTAEIQKMIIGRRLLEEYRFQG, encoded by the coding sequence ATGGCCCGACTCGCCCAGACCGCCGGTCTGACGGACGTGCAGCAGGAGATCGTCTCCACCGTCCGTGACTTTGTCGACAAGGAGATCATCCCGGTCGCGACCGGACTGGAGCACCGCGACGAGTATCCGCAAGCGATCGTGGACGGCCTGAGGGAACTGGGCCTGTTCGGTCTGATGATCCCCGAGGAGTACGGGGGCCTGGGCGAGTCGCTCCTCACCTACGCGCTGTGCGTGGAGGAGATCGCCCGCGGCTGGATGTCGGTGTCCGGCATCATCAACACCCACTTCATCGTCGCGTACATGCTCAAGCAGCACGGCACGCAGGAACAGAAGGACCACTTCCTGCCCCGGATGGCGGCCGGCGACATCCGCGGCGCCTTCTCCATGTCGGAGCCGGGCCTGGGCTCCGACGTGTCGGCGATCACCTCCAAGGCGGTCAAGGACGATGGGGGCACCTCCCGCTCGAGCGCAGTCGAGAGTGGGGGAGAGTACGTCCTGACCGGCCAGAAGATGTGGCTGACCAACGGCGGCACCTCCTCCCTCGTCGCCGTCCTGGTCCGCAGTGACGAGGGTCACCCGGAGGGCACCGCGCCCCACAAGTCGATGACGACCTTCCTGGTGGAGAAGGAGCCCGGCTTCGGCGAGGTCCGCCCCGGCCTCACCATCCCCGGCAAGATCGACAAGATGGGCTACAAGGGCGTCGACACCACCGAACTCATCATGGACGGCCTGCGCGTACCCGCCGACCGGGTGCTCGGCGGCGCCACGGGGCGCGGCTTCTACCAGATGATGGACGGCGTCGAGGTCGGCCGGGTGAACGTCGCCGCCCGGGGCTGCGGCGTCGCCCAGCGCGCCTTCGAGCTCGGCGTGGCCTACGCCCAGCAGCGCCACACCTTCGGCAAGCCGATCGCCCAGCACCAGGCCATCCAGTTCAAACTGGCGGAGATGGCCACCAAGGTCGAGGCCGCCCATGCCATGATGGTCAACGCCGCCCGTAAGAAGGACTCGGGCGAGCGCAATGACCTTGAGGCAGGCATGGCAAAATACCTGGCCTCCGAATACTGCAAGGAGGTCGTCGAGGACGCGTTCCGCATCCACGGCGGGTACGGCTTCTCCAAGGAGTACGAGATCGAGCGCCTGTACCGTGAGGCCCCCATGTTGCTCATCGGTGAAGGCACCGCCGAGATCCAGAAAATGATCATCGGCCGCAGACTGCTCGAAGAGTATCGGTTCCAGGGCTGA
- a CDS encoding MaoC family dehydratase, which produces MQFGRTYEEFEVGAVYKHWPGKTVTEYDDHLFCLLTMNHHPLHMDANYAEKTTDFGRNVVVGNYIYSLLLGMSVPDVSGKAIANLEIESLKHVAPTFHGDTVYGETTVLDKWPSKSKSDRGIVHVETRGYKQDGTLVCTFRRKVMVPTETYTKERGGEQPGRPPVSHHHPQTTPLRGDTPSSEPREQGK; this is translated from the coding sequence ATGCAGTTCGGACGGACCTACGAGGAGTTCGAGGTCGGGGCGGTCTACAAGCACTGGCCGGGCAAGACGGTCACGGAGTACGACGACCATCTGTTCTGCCTCCTCACCATGAACCACCACCCGCTCCACATGGACGCCAACTACGCCGAGAAGACGACCGACTTCGGCAGGAACGTCGTCGTGGGCAACTACATCTACTCCCTGCTGCTCGGCATGTCCGTCCCGGACGTCTCCGGCAAGGCCATCGCCAACCTGGAGATCGAGTCGCTCAAGCATGTGGCGCCGACCTTCCACGGCGACACGGTCTACGGCGAGACGACGGTGCTGGACAAGTGGCCGTCGAAGTCGAAGAGCGACCGCGGCATCGTCCACGTCGAGACCAGGGGCTACAAGCAGGACGGCACGCTGGTGTGCACCTTCCGCCGCAAGGTGATGGTGCCGACCGAGACGTACACCAAGGAGCGCGGCGGCGAGCAGCCCGGCCGCCCGCCCGTCTCCCACCATCACCCTCAAACGACGCCCCTGCGGGGCGACACACCCAGTTCGGAACCCAGGGAGCAGGGGAAGTAG
- a CDS encoding HpcH/HpaI aldolase/citrate lyase family protein: MTAHPSPTTTLPTGGSAARPSFDRLRPRRSCLAVPGSNPRFLEKAQGLAADQVFLDLEDACAPLAKPEARHTIVKFLNEGDWTGKTRVVRVNDWTTEWTYRDVVTVVEGAGQNLDCVMLPKVQDAQQVVALDLLLTQIEKTMGFEVGRIGIEAQIENARGLNNVNEIAQASGRLETIVFGPADFMASINMKSLVVGEQPPGYPADAYHYILMKILMAARANDLQAIDGPYLQIRNVEGFREVAGRAAALGFDGKWVLHPGQVEAANEVFSPSQEDYDHAELILDAYEYCTSEAGGKKGSAMLGDEMIDEASRKMALVVAGKGRAAGMRRTSKFEMPTD, translated from the coding sequence ATGACCGCCCACCCGTCGCCCACCACCACCCTTCCAACGGGCGGCTCCGCCGCACGGCCTTCTTTCGACCGCCTTCGTCCCCGGCGCTCCTGTCTGGCCGTACCGGGCTCGAACCCCCGTTTCCTGGAGAAGGCGCAGGGGCTGGCCGCCGACCAGGTGTTCCTGGACCTGGAGGACGCCTGCGCGCCGCTGGCGAAGCCGGAGGCGCGGCACACCATCGTCAAGTTCCTCAACGAGGGCGACTGGACGGGCAAGACCAGGGTGGTGCGGGTCAACGACTGGACGACGGAGTGGACGTACCGCGACGTCGTGACGGTGGTCGAGGGCGCGGGCCAGAACCTGGACTGCGTGATGCTGCCGAAGGTGCAGGACGCCCAGCAGGTGGTGGCGCTGGACCTGCTGCTGACGCAGATCGAGAAGACGATGGGCTTCGAGGTGGGCCGCATCGGCATCGAGGCGCAGATCGAGAACGCCCGGGGCCTGAACAACGTCAACGAGATCGCGCAGGCCTCCGGGCGGCTCGAGACGATCGTCTTCGGCCCGGCCGACTTCATGGCGTCGATCAACATGAAGTCGCTCGTCGTGGGCGAGCAGCCGCCCGGCTATCCGGCGGACGCCTACCACTACATCCTGATGAAGATCCTGATGGCCGCGCGTGCCAACGACCTCCAGGCGATCGACGGTCCCTACCTGCAGATCCGCAACGTCGAGGGCTTCCGTGAGGTGGCGGGGCGGGCCGCCGCGCTCGGCTTCGACGGCAAGTGGGTGCTGCACCCCGGTCAGGTGGAGGCCGCCAACGAGGTGTTCTCGCCCTCCCAGGAGGACTACGACCACGCCGAGCTGATCCTGGACGCGTACGAGTACTGCACGTCCGAGGCGGGTGGCAAGAAGGGCTCGGCGATGCTCGGCGACGAGATGATCGACGAGGCCAGCCGGAAGATGGCGCTGGTGGTCGCGGGCAAGGGCCGCGCGGCCGGCATGCGGCGCACGTCGAAGTTCGAGATGCCCACCGACTAG
- a CDS encoding protein meaA: MSERQTPRAHGDRDRPWLMRTYAGHSTAEASNELYRRNLAKGQTGLSVAFDLPTQTGYDPDHILARGEVGRVGVPVAHLGDMRRLFQDIPLEQTNTSMTINATAMWLLALYQVVAEEQGADITKLQGTTQNDIVKEYLSRGTHVFPPGPSLRLTTDMIAYTVSHMPKWNPINICSYHLQEAGATPVQEIAYAMSTAIAVLDAVRDSGQVPQERMGDVVGRISFFVNAGVRFVEEMCKMRAFGRVWDRITRERYGIEDPRHRRFRYGVQVNSLGLTEAQPENNVQRIVLEMLAVTLSKDARARAVQLPAWNEALGLPRPWDQQWSLRIQQVLAYESDLLEYEDIFEGSKVIEAKVADLVEAVLAEMEHIQELGGAMAAVESGYLKSQLVASHAERRARIESGQEKIVGVNVFEGTEPNPLTADLDTAIQTVDPAVETRVTDSLLRWRDTRYQPPFNHPRPCKALERLKEAAKGTGNLMEATLECARSGVTTGEWAGALREVFGEFRAPTGVSSAPVAVTAEEGSAMAGVRRRVELTARDLGVGKLRFLVGKPGLDGHSNGAEQIAVRARDAGFEVVYQGIRLTPEQIVDAALAEDVHAVGLSILSGSHARLVPDVLERLRRAGAADIPVIAGGIIPNGDAEQLRAAGVAAVFTPKDFDITGIIGRIVDEIRKANKLDPLEVPA, encoded by the coding sequence ATGAGTGAGCGTCAGACACCCAGGGCCCACGGGGACAGAGACCGGCCGTGGCTCATGCGCACCTACGCGGGCCACTCCACGGCCGAGGCCTCCAACGAGCTGTACCGGCGCAACCTCGCCAAGGGCCAGACCGGTCTGTCGGTGGCGTTCGACCTGCCGACGCAGACCGGCTACGACCCCGACCACATCCTCGCCCGCGGCGAGGTCGGCCGGGTCGGCGTGCCGGTCGCGCACCTCGGCGACATGCGCCGGCTGTTCCAGGACATCCCCCTGGAGCAGACGAACACCTCGATGACCATCAACGCCACCGCCATGTGGCTGCTGGCGCTGTACCAGGTCGTCGCGGAGGAGCAGGGCGCGGACATCACCAAGCTCCAGGGCACGACCCAGAACGACATCGTCAAGGAGTACCTGTCCCGCGGCACCCATGTCTTCCCGCCGGGCCCGAGCCTCCGGCTGACCACGGACATGATCGCGTACACGGTCTCCCACATGCCCAAGTGGAACCCGATCAACATCTGCAGCTACCACCTCCAGGAGGCAGGCGCCACGCCGGTGCAGGAGATCGCGTACGCGATGTCCACCGCGATCGCCGTCCTGGACGCGGTGCGCGACAGCGGCCAGGTGCCCCAGGAGCGCATGGGTGACGTCGTCGGACGGATCTCCTTCTTCGTGAACGCGGGCGTCCGCTTCGTCGAGGAGATGTGCAAGATGCGGGCGTTCGGCCGCGTCTGGGACCGGATCACCCGCGAGCGGTACGGCATCGAGGACCCCAGGCACCGCCGTTTCCGCTACGGCGTCCAGGTCAACTCCCTCGGCCTGACCGAGGCGCAGCCGGAGAACAACGTCCAGCGGATCGTCCTGGAGATGCTGGCCGTCACCCTCTCCAAGGACGCACGTGCGCGTGCCGTGCAGCTGCCGGCCTGGAACGAGGCCCTCGGCCTGCCCAGGCCCTGGGACCAGCAGTGGTCCCTGCGCATCCAGCAGGTGCTGGCCTACGAGTCGGACCTGCTGGAGTACGAGGACATCTTCGAGGGCTCGAAGGTGATCGAGGCGAAGGTGGCGGACCTGGTCGAGGCGGTGCTCGCCGAGATGGAGCACATCCAGGAGCTGGGCGGCGCGATGGCCGCCGTGGAGTCCGGCTACCTGAAGTCGCAGCTGGTCGCCTCGCACGCCGAGCGCCGGGCCCGGATCGAGTCGGGCCAGGAGAAGATCGTCGGCGTCAACGTGTTCGAGGGCACCGAACCGAACCCGCTCACCGCCGATCTGGACACCGCGATCCAGACGGTCGACCCGGCGGTCGAGACCCGCGTGACCGACTCGCTCCTGCGCTGGCGCGACACCCGCTACCAGCCGCCGTTCAACCACCCGCGCCCCTGCAAGGCGCTGGAGCGGCTGAAGGAGGCGGCCAAGGGCACCGGCAACCTCATGGAGGCCACGCTGGAGTGCGCCCGCTCGGGTGTCACGACCGGCGAGTGGGCCGGGGCCCTGCGCGAGGTGTTCGGCGAGTTCCGGGCGCCCACCGGCGTGTCGTCGGCGCCGGTCGCCGTCACCGCCGAGGAGGGCTCGGCGATGGCCGGGGTGCGCCGCCGGGTGGAACTGACGGCCCGTGACCTCGGTGTGGGCAAGCTGCGCTTCCTGGTCGGCAAGCCGGGCCTGGACGGCCACTCCAACGGCGCCGAGCAGATCGCCGTACGGGCCCGCGACGCCGGGTTCGAGGTGGTCTACCAGGGCATACGGCTCACCCCCGAGCAGATCGTGGACGCGGCCCTCGCCGAGGACGTGCACGCGGTCGGCCTGTCCATCCTGTCCGGCTCGCACGCCCGGCTCGTGCCGGACGTGCTGGAGCGGCTGCGCCGGGCCGGCGCCGCCGACATCCCGGTGATCGCCGGCGGGATCATCCCGAACGGCGACGCCGAGCAGCTCAGGGCCGCCGGAGTGGCCGCGGTGTTCACCCCGAAGGACTTCGACATCACCGGGATCATCGGCCGTATCGTCGACGAGATCCGGAAAGCGAACAAGCTCGACCCCTTGGAGGTCCCCGCATGA